One Coleofasciculus sp. FACHB-T130 genomic region harbors:
- a CDS encoding PAS domain S-box protein: MMKAILPKNEADLVYVPTEGSSTKHLHRKFFYKVAGGLGVATVLLVSIGGISYRSITQLVQANNSVDDTFTFINQLDDVFSGIKDAETGQRGYIITGDEAYLQPYYTATAKVNQQVEFLKGLAGNNLNQQQKLGTLESLSASKFSELKRSIELRKNKGFEAAQQLVKTNEGKVVMDNIRLLVNDLENDQKHLLKERYQQAKDQARDSLITFLSGVFLNFIIALWVYRLIYGEMSDRYRTENELQKERDYTSFIVQTTPALVVGLKLDGVITFVNPAVEQVTGYCAEELIGRNWWEIFYADDEYRGIEQLLSTLKHGGVRDYETVLTIQNREKRIINWNVLKRFDERGKLVDVIQFGNDITDRKAAEDIRKGAELLQLILDNIPQYIFWKDRNSVYLGCNKVSCQITGISNPENIIGKTDYDLWSQEIAEKYRKDDRRVMATDTPELHIIERLIQPNNEELWVDINKVPIHDAMGKVIGILSTIEDVTERKQAEKALRQNMEMLDLATDAIIIRDLNDKISYWNQGAERLYGWTKAETLGQYIHTFLETVFPQPKEEVLEICLREGNWEGELIHTKRDGTQITVASRWTLQLDEFGQVSARLEINNDISDRKQALDALRQSEAKEREKAQQLQQTLHELKKTQSQLIQTEKMSSLGQLVAGVAHEINNPVNFIYGNLIHTEQYTQDLLNLMKVYQRYYPNPAPEIQEEVEALDIEFVLEDLPKMVASMKLGADRIRQIVLSLRTFSRLDEAEMKPVDIHEGIDSTLLILQNRLKAKPDSPGIIVIKKYGTLPEVECYAGQLNQVFMNILSNAIDALEGLPSNRQKLMDSGETSSNSEFPIPNSQLPTIQICTEVLNANKIVVRIADNGPGIRENVKARLFDPFFTTKPIGQGTGLGLAISYQIVTEKHGGSISCVSAVGEGTEFVVEIPVTQSPRQGN, translated from the coding sequence ATGATGAAAGCGATTCTGCCTAAAAATGAAGCTGATCTAGTGTATGTACCCACTGAGGGCAGCTCAACGAAGCACTTGCATCGGAAATTCTTCTACAAGGTTGCGGGAGGTCTGGGAGTGGCAACTGTCCTACTGGTTAGCATTGGTGGGATTTCGTACCGGAGTATCACGCAACTTGTGCAAGCGAATAACTCAGTAGACGATACCTTTACCTTCATTAATCAGCTTGATGATGTATTTTCCGGAATCAAGGACGCAGAAACTGGGCAGCGTGGCTACATAATCACTGGAGACGAGGCTTATTTACAACCCTACTACACAGCAACAGCTAAGGTTAATCAACAGGTTGAGTTTCTCAAGGGATTAGCGGGAAATAACCTCAATCAACAGCAGAAGCTCGGCACTCTGGAATCTCTGAGTGCAAGTAAATTTTCTGAATTGAAACGGTCAATCGAATTACGAAAAAACAAGGGATTTGAAGCCGCGCAGCAATTAGTTAAGACGAATGAAGGCAAGGTAGTGATGGATAACATCCGCCTGCTTGTCAATGATTTGGAAAATGACCAAAAGCATTTGTTGAAGGAGCGGTACCAACAAGCGAAAGACCAGGCTCGTGACTCTCTAATTACATTTTTAAGCGGTGTCTTTCTAAATTTTATTATTGCTTTATGGGTTTACAGGCTTATTTATGGGGAAATGAGCGATCGCTATCGGACAGAAAATGAACTTCAGAAAGAACGCGACTATACATCATTTATTGTTCAGACTACACCAGCACTGGTCGTTGGGCTAAAGCTTGATGGGGTGATTACATTTGTCAATCCTGCTGTTGAGCAGGTGACAGGCTACTGCGCAGAAGAATTAATTGGACGCAACTGGTGGGAAATCTTTTATGCTGACGATGAATACAGAGGTATCGAGCAGTTATTATCCACCCTGAAGCACGGAGGCGTCCGCGACTATGAAACAGTTTTGACCATCCAGAATCGAGAAAAACGGATTATCAATTGGAATGTTCTGAAGCGGTTTGACGAGCGAGGCAAATTGGTTGATGTGATTCAATTTGGCAATGATATCACCGATCGCAAAGCAGCTGAGGACATTCGCAAAGGCGCAGAACTGCTGCAACTGATTTTGGATAATATTCCCCAATATATCTTCTGGAAGGATAGAAACTCTGTCTATTTAGGCTGTAATAAGGTTTCATGTCAAATCACTGGGATTAGCAATCCAGAAAACATTATTGGCAAGACGGATTATGACTTGTGGTCGCAAGAAATAGCAGAAAAATACCGCAAAGACGACCGTCGCGTGATGGCAACGGATACCCCGGAACTGCATATTATCGAACGCTTGATTCAGCCAAACAATGAAGAACTCTGGGTAGACATCAACAAAGTTCCCATTCACGATGCGATGGGCAAAGTAATCGGTATCCTCAGCACCATAGAAGACGTTACCGAACGCAAGCAGGCGGAGAAAGCCTTGCGGCAGAATATGGAGATGCTTGACTTAGCCACGGACGCAATTATCATTCGGGATTTGAATGACAAGATTAGCTATTGGAATCAGGGCGCTGAACGACTATATGGTTGGACAAAAGCAGAAACACTCGGTCAGTACATCCACACCTTCTTGGAAACTGTCTTTCCCCAACCAAAAGAGGAAGTTCTAGAGATATGCCTGCGTGAAGGGAATTGGGAAGGCGAATTGATTCACACCAAGCGTGATGGCACTCAAATCACGGTAGCCAGCCGATGGACGCTGCAATTAGATGAATTTGGTCAGGTGTCCGCCAGACTAGAAATTAACAATGATATTAGCGATCGCAAGCAAGCTCTTGATGCCTTGCGCCAGTCGGAAGCGAAGGAACGAGAAAAAGCCCAGCAGTTGCAACAAACTTTGCACGAACTCAAAAAGACCCAATCTCAACTGATTCAGACTGAAAAAATGTCCAGTTTGGGTCAACTGGTTGCTGGAGTGGCGCATGAAATTAATAATCCCGTTAACTTTATCTACGGCAATCTCATCCACACCGAGCAATATACACAAGACTTGCTCAATCTAATGAAAGTATACCAACGGTACTATCCCAATCCCGCGCCAGAGATTCAAGAAGAAGTTGAGGCTTTAGACATTGAGTTTGTTCTTGAAGACCTACCCAAAATGGTCGCTTCAATGAAGTTAGGCGCTGACCGCATCCGCCAGATTGTCCTCTCTTTGCGAACCTTCTCCCGCCTGGATGAAGCAGAAATGAAGCCGGTTGATATTCACGAGGGTATTGATAGCACCCTCTTAATCTTGCAGAATCGGCTGAAAGCTAAACCAGATTCTCCAGGAATTATAGTTATTAAGAAATATGGCACGCTGCCAGAAGTAGAGTGTTATGCAGGACAACTGAATCAAGTATTTATGAATATCTTGAGCAATGCCATAGATGCTTTAGAAGGGTTGCCCTCTAATCGTCAAAAGCTCATGGATTCTGGAGAAACAAGTTCTAATAGCGAGTTCCCCATTCCTAATTCTCAATTACCGACCATCCAGATTTGCACTGAAGTTTTGAACGCGAACAAAATTGTTGTGCGAATTGCAGATAACGGCCCCGGCATCCGTGAGAATGTCAAGGCGCGACTTTTTGACCCATTTTTCACGACCAAGCCAATCGGTCAGGGCACCGGGCTAGGATTAGCAATCAGCTATCAGATTGTTACAGAAAAACATGGAGGGTCGATCAGTTGTGTATCAGCAGTGGGAGAGGGAACCGAGTTCGTTGTAGAGATTCCAGTCACACAAAGTCCAAGGCAAGGGAATTGA
- a CDS encoding J domain-containing protein, translating into MQNFRDYYQMLGVARDASGDEIKKVYRRLARQYHPDLNPGDKTAEEKFKDIGEAYEVLSDPGKRSQYDQFSRFWNRSGFKGAKGTKGTKAWGTRSNGRNGTQELKYDDYPDFNSFVDTLLGRRETRVATQAPSSNNRVASADTFRPGNTKTSYTVSSRPSRRDVEARLTMPLEKAYQGGRERIRLEDGRSLEVDMPPGMVNEQRIRLKGQGIEGGDLYLKITVSPHAFFQVEGSDIFCQLPVTPSEAVLGGAVEVPTLDGLVKMTLPSGVGHGKRLRLAGKGYPTGRGDRGDQLVEIQVVVPKTVTSQERELYEKLRQIETFKPRLDLPVQR; encoded by the coding sequence ATGCAAAATTTTCGGGACTACTACCAGATGCTGGGCGTTGCTCGTGATGCCTCCGGCGACGAAATTAAGAAAGTTTATCGGCGGCTAGCTCGGCAGTATCACCCCGATCTAAATCCTGGCGACAAAACAGCAGAAGAAAAGTTCAAGGATATCGGCGAGGCTTACGAAGTTCTTTCCGATCCGGGTAAGCGATCGCAATACGATCAGTTCAGCCGTTTCTGGAACCGGAGCGGTTTCAAGGGCGCTAAAGGGACGAAGGGGACTAAAGCCTGGGGGACGCGCTCCAACGGTCGCAACGGCACACAAGAATTAAAATATGACGATTACCCGGACTTCAACAGCTTTGTCGATACTCTGCTAGGACGTCGGGAAACCCGTGTAGCTACTCAGGCACCCAGTTCCAACAACCGAGTTGCCTCAGCCGATACCTTCCGTCCTGGTAACACAAAAACATCCTACACCGTGAGTTCGCGCCCTAGTCGGCGCGATGTTGAAGCTAGACTGACGATGCCCCTCGAAAAAGCTTATCAGGGAGGACGAGAGCGGATTCGGCTGGAAGATGGGCGATCGCTGGAAGTGGATATGCCACCCGGAATGGTCAACGAGCAACGCATCCGGCTGAAGGGTCAGGGCATTGAAGGTGGCGATTTGTACCTCAAAATTACCGTATCGCCCCACGCCTTCTTTCAAGTAGAAGGCTCGGATATTTTCTGCCAATTGCCAGTCACTCCCAGCGAGGCAGTCTTGGGGGGAGCCGTGGAAGTTCCTACCTTGGATGGTTTGGTGAAAATGACGCTTCCTAGCGGTGTCGGGCACGGGAAGCGCCTGCGCCTTGCCGGAAAAGGCTACCCGACAGGTAGAGGCGATCGCGGCGATCAGTTAGTTGAAATTCAGGTTGTGGTTCCCAAAACGGTCACTTCCCAAGAACGGGAACTCTACGAAAAGCTGCGGCAAATCGAAACCTTTAAACCCCGTCTCGATTTGCCAGTTCAACGCTAA
- the pds gene encoding 15-cis-phytoene desaturase: MRVAIAGAGLAGLSCAKYLTDAGHTPIVLERQDVLGGKVAAWKDEDGDWYETGLHIFFGAYPNMLQLFKELGIEDRLQWKEHTMIFNQPDAPGTYSRFDFPDIPAPFNGVTAILSNNDMLTWPEKIRFGIGLIPAMVQGQKYVEEMDKYSWSEWMKKQNIPPRVEKEVFIAMSKALNFINPDEISATILLTALNRFLQEKNGSKMAFLDGSPTERLCQPMVDYITERGGEVRLNMPIKEFLLNADGTVRGFLIRGLNGAADEIITADAYVSAMPVDPLKVMLPQSWRQMEYFQKLDGLEGVPVINVHLWFDRKLTQIDHLLFSRSPLLSVYADMSNTCREYANPDRSMLELVLAPAKDWISKSDGEIVDATVAELEKLFPDHFGGENPAKLLKYHVVKTPRSVYKATPGRQQYRPSQETPIANFYLTGDYTMQRYLASMEGAVLSGKLTAQAIVSSQSSVVTDQSSTVTDQALVVSG, from the coding sequence ATGCGAGTTGCGATCGCTGGGGCGGGTTTAGCAGGGCTTTCCTGCGCCAAATATTTGACAGATGCCGGTCACACTCCCATCGTTCTAGAACGTCAGGACGTTCTAGGCGGTAAGGTGGCAGCATGGAAAGACGAAGACGGCGACTGGTACGAAACCGGACTGCACATCTTTTTTGGGGCTTATCCCAATATGTTGCAGCTATTTAAGGAACTCGGTATTGAAGATCGATTGCAGTGGAAAGAACACACAATGATCTTCAACCAACCTGATGCCCCCGGTACTTATTCACGCTTTGACTTTCCGGACATTCCGGCACCATTTAATGGCGTCACAGCGATTCTAAGCAACAACGATATGTTGACTTGGCCTGAAAAAATTCGCTTCGGGATTGGTTTAATTCCGGCGATGGTTCAGGGGCAAAAATACGTTGAGGAGATGGATAAATACTCGTGGTCGGAATGGATGAAAAAGCAAAACATCCCCCCACGGGTAGAAAAAGAAGTTTTCATTGCCATGTCCAAAGCACTGAACTTCATTAACCCAGATGAAATTTCTGCCACGATATTGCTGACCGCTCTCAATCGCTTCCTTCAGGAAAAAAATGGCTCAAAAATGGCATTTTTGGATGGTTCCCCGACCGAGCGGTTGTGTCAGCCAATGGTAGATTACATCACCGAGCGCGGTGGGGAAGTGCGGTTGAATATGCCGATCAAGGAATTTTTGCTCAATGCCGATGGCACGGTGCGGGGATTCTTGATTCGTGGGTTAAATGGTGCTGCGGATGAAATTATTACGGCGGATGCTTATGTATCTGCGATGCCGGTTGATCCCCTGAAGGTGATGTTGCCCCAATCTTGGCGTCAGATGGAGTATTTCCAAAAGCTAGACGGCTTAGAGGGTGTCCCGGTCATCAACGTGCATCTGTGGTTTGACCGAAAATTAACTCAAATTGACCATCTGCTGTTTTCGCGATCGCCCTTGCTTAGTGTCTACGCGGACATGAGCAACACCTGTCGCGAATATGCGAACCCCGACCGCTCAATGTTGGAATTGGTGCTGGCACCAGCAAAAGATTGGATTAGCAAATCGGATGGGGAAATTGTAGACGCCACCGTCGCAGAATTGGAAAAACTTTTTCCCGATCATTTTGGGGGTGAGAACCCAGCCAAGTTACTGAAATATCACGTTGTCAAAACCCCTCGTTCAGTCTACAAGGCAACTCCAGGGCGTCAGCAATATCGTCCTTCCCAAGAAACACCGATTGCGAATTTCTATTTGACGGGTGATTACACCATGCAGCGTTACCTAGCGAGTATGGAAGGTGCCGTACTTTCTGGTAAGCTGACAGCGCAGGCAATTGTGAGCAGTCAGTCGTCAGTAGTCACCGATCAATCGTCAACGGTCACCGATCAGGCGTTAGTCGTTAGTGGGTAA
- a CDS encoding phosphate/phosphite/phosphonate ABC transporter substrate-binding protein, with protein MQKHLSWIRNRSYKRAVTCFILALSVTYSCVACTQPSENTTTPISPSSQPLSDSYRNTGDELKTINMAVIPWQVSAEQEKQLQPLADYLSKTLGKPVKFQITKDYDTSIDLLVKGKVEMAFLGPLSYIKAHLRDPQLKPIVAPIERTTGRPWYTSTIVVNNASGIKTIKDLKGKRFAFVSKSSASGYLVPLAHFQDIGINPERDFATVKYAGSHDKVKADLLAGKVDAIADDKRSYLQQQKEGNIDPLKYKIIWESDPIPLSPIVVSSKLPSQLVIDLKKAFVNSPEGLLDPSGSESAGYTLVEDRDYTPIRKLQERLKLK; from the coding sequence ATGCAAAAACATCTATCTTGGATACGGAATCGCTCTTACAAACGAGCAGTGACTTGCTTCATCCTAGCCTTGTCCGTTACGTACAGTTGTGTAGCCTGTACTCAGCCAAGTGAAAATACCACAACGCCAATAAGCCCCAGCTCTCAGCCACTGAGCGATAGTTATAGGAATACAGGAGACGAACTAAAAACCATAAATATGGCGGTGATTCCGTGGCAGGTTTCAGCAGAACAGGAAAAGCAACTTCAGCCACTAGCGGACTATCTAAGCAAGACATTAGGAAAACCTGTTAAATTTCAGATTACAAAAGACTACGACACATCGATAGATTTACTGGTGAAAGGAAAAGTAGAAATGGCTTTTCTAGGTCCCCTGTCGTATATAAAGGCACATCTTCGAGATCCCCAACTTAAGCCAATTGTTGCGCCAATTGAAAGAACAACCGGACGACCTTGGTATACAAGCACCATCGTTGTTAATAATGCCAGCGGTATCAAAACTATTAAAGATTTAAAAGGTAAGAGATTTGCCTTCGTCAGTAAATCCTCAGCTTCGGGTTACTTAGTGCCTTTAGCTCACTTTCAAGACATTGGTATTAACCCCGAACGCGACTTTGCTACAGTCAAGTATGCGGGTAGTCACGACAAGGTGAAAGCGGATTTACTAGCAGGAAAGGTGGATGCGATCGCGGATGATAAACGCTCGTATCTTCAGCAACAGAAAGAGGGAAATATTGACCCTTTAAAATACAAAATTATTTGGGAATCTGACCCAATTCCTCTTTCGCCCATTGTCGTCTCTAGTAAGCTTCCATCCCAACTGGTAATCGACCTCAAGAAAGCATTTGTCAACTCTCCAGAGGGACTGCTAGATCCCAGTGGTTCTGAGTCGGCTGGATATACTCTGGTAGAAGATCGAGACTATACACCGATTAGAAAACTCCAAGAGCGCCTTAAGTTGAAATAA
- the crtB gene encoding 15-cis-phytoene synthase CrtB, with translation MLQLSNFPRMRTLASIEDAYQLCRQITAKYAKTFYLGTLLMPAAKRRAIWAIYAWCRRTDELVDGASAAITTPETLDRWEKQLESVFAGEPLDDPDVALVDTLKRFPMDIEPFRDMIAGQRMDLYRSRYKTFEELNLYCYRVAGTVGLMSTAVMGVDTEPYTAPWKRNQEIYIPTSEAIALGIANQLTNILRDVGEDARRGRIYLPLEELALFNYTEQDLMNGVVDERWRELMRFQIQRARKFYVEAEQGIGALSPDARWPVAAALMLYSQILDRIERNQYDVFSTRAYVPTSRKLLSLPAAWLRAQVL, from the coding sequence ATGCTGCAACTGTCTAATTTCCCGCGCATGAGAACGCTGGCTTCAATAGAGGACGCTTACCAACTCTGTCGCCAGATTACGGCTAAGTACGCAAAGACGTTTTATCTGGGTACGCTGCTGATGCCAGCAGCCAAGCGCCGTGCCATCTGGGCAATTTATGCTTGGTGTCGTCGCACCGATGAACTGGTAGACGGTGCCTCAGCTGCGATTACGACTCCTGAAACTTTGGATCGATGGGAAAAACAACTAGAATCTGTTTTTGCTGGCGAACCCCTAGACGACCCGGATGTGGCTTTGGTAGATACGCTGAAACGCTTCCCGATGGATATTGAACCATTTCGGGATATGATTGCGGGTCAGCGGATGGATCTCTACCGGAGCCGATACAAGACCTTTGAAGAACTCAATCTTTACTGCTATCGGGTTGCCGGTACGGTGGGGTTGATGTCTACTGCGGTGATGGGTGTCGATACGGAACCGTATACAGCACCCTGGAAACGCAATCAAGAGATTTATATTCCGACCTCGGAAGCGATCGCACTTGGCATTGCCAACCAACTCACTAACATCCTGCGAGATGTCGGAGAAGACGCCCGTCGGGGTCGCATTTACCTGCCCCTCGAAGAATTAGCGTTATTTAACTACACCGAACAGGATCTGATGAATGGCGTAGTCGATGAGCGATGGCGCGAATTGATGCGTTTCCAAATTCAACGGGCACGCAAATTCTACGTTGAAGCCGAACAGGGAATTGGTGCCCTTAGCCCCGATGCTCGTTGGCCCGTTGCGGCGGCTTTAATGCTCTATAGCCAAATTCTCGATCGGATTGAACGCAATCAATACGATGTATTTAGCACCAGAGCTTACGTCCCGACTTCCCGGAAGCTGCTGAGTTTGCCAGCGGCTTGGTTGAGGGCGCAGGTGCTATAA
- a CDS encoding DUF952 domain-containing protein, with protein MSIILHITKREQWEEAKSTKKYCGDTLESEGFIHCSTPEQVINVANSFFHSQSGLVLLCLDSEAVEAEIRYEGFDEGERFPHIYGSLNINAVVQVLDFSPGDDGCFELPPEIAGSANKA; from the coding sequence ATGAGTATTATTTTGCACATCACGAAGCGCGAACAGTGGGAAGAAGCAAAATCAACTAAAAAATATTGTGGCGATACCCTGGAATCGGAGGGTTTTATCCACTGCTCAACGCCAGAGCAAGTTATTAATGTAGCGAATAGCTTTTTTCATTCCCAAAGTGGCTTAGTCCTCCTGTGCCTTGATTCGGAGGCAGTTGAGGCAGAAATCCGATACGAGGGATTCGACGAAGGAGAACGGTTTCCTCATATCTATGGATCTTTAAATATCAATGCTGTGGTGCAAGTGCTGGATTTCTCTCCGGGGGATGATGGCTGCTTTGAATTGCCGCCAGAGATTGCTGGTAGTGCTAATAAGGCTTGA
- the dnaK gene encoding molecular chaperone DnaK, with translation MGKVVGIDLGTTNSVVAVMEGGKPVVIANAEGMRTTPSVVGFSKDGERLVGQMARRQAVLNPQNTFYAVKRYIGRKYAELSPTSKQVPYTIRRDDEGNIKVKCPRLKREFAPEEISAMVLQKLADEASRYLGQPVTGAVITVPAYFNDSQRQATRDAGRIAGLDVLRILNEPTAASLAYGLDRKDTQTILVFDLGGGTFDVSILEVGDGVFEVKATSGDTQLGGNDFDRKIVDWLAEQFLEKEGVDLRRDRQALQRLTEAAEKAKIELSGVTVTDINLPFLTATEEGPVHLETRLTRAQFEGLCGDLVSRLKAPVKRALVDSGLNPSKIDEVVLVGGSTRIPLVKQLVRSLIDKEPNENVNPDEVVAVGAAIQAGILAGEVKDVLLLDVTPLSLGLETIGGVMKKLIPRNTTIPVRRSDIFSTAENNQTLVEVHVLQGEREMAADNKSLGRFKLTGIPPAPRGVPQVQVSFDIDANGILQVTALDRTTGREQSITVQGASTLSESEVNRMIQEAEQYASTDRERRERVEKRNRAEALAFSAERQLKEVALTYGMQFAAGQRRRIENMVQELRQSIARDDDRSVDRAQSDLQDALYELNREVRMESMEDEDDFFGSIRRTFSGEGDSLFGNSTQDRYESSRYQDRYESNRYQDRSEGSRYQDRSEGSRSRDRYDDDRRNSGSTGGQRYSRDSDAAPRRTSRIVQPEDDWDDDDDWL, from the coding sequence ATGGGCAAGGTAGTCGGCATTGACCTCGGAACAACCAACTCAGTCGTAGCTGTCATGGAAGGCGGCAAGCCCGTTGTCATTGCCAATGCGGAAGGCATGAGGACTACTCCCTCCGTGGTAGGCTTCAGCAAAGACGGGGAACGCCTAGTTGGACAAATGGCACGGCGGCAAGCCGTTCTAAACCCGCAGAATACGTTTTATGCGGTAAAACGGTACATCGGACGCAAGTATGCGGAACTCAGCCCCACCTCGAAGCAAGTTCCCTACACGATTCGGCGGGATGACGAGGGCAATATTAAAGTCAAATGCCCCAGACTGAAGCGGGAATTTGCTCCAGAAGAAATCTCGGCAATGGTGCTGCAAAAGTTGGCAGATGAGGCGAGTCGTTATCTGGGACAGCCGGTGACGGGCGCGGTGATTACAGTTCCGGCTTATTTCAATGATTCCCAACGGCAAGCGACGCGAGATGCTGGGCGAATCGCCGGGTTGGATGTATTGCGGATTCTTAACGAGCCAACGGCTGCATCTTTGGCTTATGGTTTGGATCGCAAGGATACTCAGACGATTCTGGTGTTTGACTTGGGCGGCGGTACATTTGACGTTTCCATCCTGGAAGTGGGGGATGGAGTGTTTGAGGTAAAAGCCACCAGTGGCGACACCCAATTGGGCGGGAACGATTTTGACCGAAAAATTGTGGATTGGCTGGCAGAGCAATTTCTGGAAAAAGAAGGGGTAGATCTCAGACGCGATCGCCAAGCCTTACAACGCCTCACGGAAGCCGCCGAAAAAGCCAAAATTGAGCTGTCTGGCGTCACGGTCACAGATATTAACTTACCTTTTCTCACTGCCACGGAAGAAGGTCCCGTACACTTAGAAACCAGGTTGACGAGGGCGCAATTTGAAGGATTGTGTGGGGATTTGGTGAGCCGATTGAAGGCACCCGTCAAACGCGCTTTAGTGGATTCTGGTCTGAACCCCTCCAAGATTGATGAAGTGGTGTTAGTGGGCGGTTCTACTCGCATTCCCTTGGTGAAACAGCTGGTTCGTAGCTTAATTGACAAGGAACCAAACGAGAACGTTAACCCAGATGAAGTCGTGGCAGTGGGTGCCGCAATTCAAGCAGGAATCCTCGCCGGTGAAGTCAAAGACGTGCTACTACTGGATGTCACGCCTTTGTCCCTAGGATTGGAAACGATAGGCGGCGTGATGAAGAAACTCATCCCCCGAAACACGACGATACCCGTGCGGCGTTCGGATATCTTCTCGACCGCTGAAAATAACCAAACCTTGGTGGAAGTTCACGTCCTGCAAGGGGAACGGGAAATGGCGGCTGATAACAAGTCGCTAGGGCGGTTTAAGCTCACTGGCATTCCCCCAGCACCGCGAGGAGTGCCCCAAGTTCAGGTATCTTTTGATATTGATGCCAACGGGATTTTGCAGGTGACGGCGTTAGACCGGACGACAGGGCGAGAGCAGAGCATCACCGTTCAAGGGGCTTCCACTTTAAGCGAATCGGAAGTTAACCGGATGATTCAGGAAGCCGAGCAATATGCCTCAACAGATCGGGAACGGCGCGAACGGGTGGAGAAGCGCAACCGCGCCGAAGCACTGGCTTTCAGTGCGGAACGGCAACTGAAAGAAGTGGCGCTGACCTATGGAATGCAGTTTGCTGCCGGTCAGCGCCGTCGCATTGAGAACATGGTGCAGGAACTGCGCCAGAGCATTGCCCGCGATGACGATCGGTCTGTGGATCGGGCACAAAGCGATCTCCAGGATGCACTCTACGAGCTGAACCGAGAGGTGCGGATGGAATCAATGGAGGACGAGGACGACTTTTTCGGATCGATCCGTCGCACGTTTTCCGGCGAAGGCGATTCCTTGTTTGGCAACTCGACACAAGACCGCTATGAGAGTAGCCGCTATCAAGATCGTTATGAAAGTAACCGCTATCAAGATCGCTCGGAGGGTAGCCGCTATCAAGATCGCTCGGAGGGTAGCCGTTCGCGCGATCGCTATGACGATGACCGTCGCAATAGCGGCTCTACAGGCGGTCAGCGGTATAGTCGGGATAGTGACGCGGCTCCCCGCCGGACTTCGAGAATTGTTCAACCTGAGGATGATTGGGATGATGATGATGATTGGCTGTAA